One Microbacterium sp. W4I20 DNA window includes the following coding sequences:
- a CDS encoding GAF domain-containing protein, with the protein MPEDTEAIAALLDAAYDPELVGPTAVSDALQRLGATDDAATALAERVGRAQRELSRLRRREHELTALFSSARELAELRDSDAVLARLVQRAREMMGVDLAYLSEFDPDTRELRVRETSGSVSASFQTLRVPPGRGLASVVVESRTAHWVADYTAYAADRHDAGIDDAVSAEGLVSLLGVPMLTSDDVLGVLFVANREKKSFSPDEVALLSAVADHASVILQTTQTLRDLQLSEDASRRTLESLTAHLVERDRANTVHQELVQAVLAGGGFGPVAETLASALGRAVAIIDAQENVIAAAGLPLSPGMLSLDEPVRDALAESRRHGHCVPVAGSGVRAVSALTAGSRHFGALLLGDGDFELGAVDLRTIERAAQVGALLELQQEAASGADHRVRSELIADILDDVPERRADVERRARRLGVDLAALDSLLVLAVAGDQQTPAARAVMRQFDDRVLVGEYRGFVVAAYAGGRGEVQPDRLRTQVASAIQGSVAVVVPPPAKGPLPAAFLSARRTARLLAALELTDLTAHVEDFLPYSAVLDTDAHGLSSFLRDTIGAVRQYDAERNADLIGTLRAFVRNNASPTRTARALNFHTNTILQRLDRLDHVLGADWRDDERMFRLGIAVRLDELRERLQGGQG; encoded by the coding sequence ACCCACCGCGGTCAGCGATGCGCTGCAGCGTCTGGGCGCGACCGACGATGCCGCCACCGCGTTGGCGGAGCGGGTCGGGCGTGCGCAGCGCGAGCTGTCGCGCCTGCGGCGCCGCGAGCACGAGCTGACCGCGCTGTTCTCCAGCGCCAGGGAGCTGGCCGAGCTGCGCGACAGCGACGCCGTGCTCGCGCGGCTGGTACAGCGCGCCAGGGAGATGATGGGCGTCGACCTGGCCTACCTCTCGGAGTTCGATCCGGACACGCGGGAGCTGCGGGTCCGCGAGACGAGCGGGTCGGTGAGCGCGTCGTTCCAGACGCTCCGGGTGCCGCCGGGACGCGGGCTCGCCAGCGTCGTCGTCGAGTCGCGCACCGCGCACTGGGTCGCCGACTACACCGCCTACGCCGCCGACCGGCACGACGCGGGCATCGACGACGCGGTCTCGGCGGAGGGCCTGGTCTCACTGCTGGGCGTTCCGATGCTGACCAGCGACGACGTGCTCGGCGTGCTCTTCGTCGCGAACCGCGAGAAGAAGAGCTTCTCCCCCGACGAGGTCGCACTGCTGTCGGCCGTCGCCGACCACGCGTCCGTCATCCTGCAGACGACCCAGACGCTGCGCGACCTGCAGCTCTCCGAAGACGCCAGCCGTCGCACCCTCGAGAGCCTCACGGCACACCTGGTCGAGCGCGATCGCGCGAACACCGTGCATCAGGAGCTCGTGCAGGCCGTGCTCGCCGGGGGCGGTTTCGGCCCGGTCGCCGAGACGCTCGCCTCGGCGCTCGGCCGCGCGGTGGCGATCATCGACGCGCAGGAGAACGTGATCGCCGCGGCGGGGCTGCCCCTCTCCCCCGGGATGCTGTCGCTCGACGAGCCGGTGCGCGACGCCCTCGCCGAGAGCCGCCGTCACGGTCACTGCGTGCCGGTCGCCGGGAGCGGTGTCCGGGCGGTGTCGGCCCTCACCGCGGGCAGCCGCCACTTCGGGGCGCTGCTGCTCGGCGACGGCGACTTCGAGCTCGGTGCGGTCGACCTCCGCACGATCGAACGGGCGGCCCAGGTCGGCGCCCTGCTCGAACTGCAGCAGGAGGCGGCATCCGGTGCCGATCATCGCGTGCGCAGCGAGCTGATCGCCGACATCCTCGACGACGTCCCGGAGCGGCGGGCCGACGTCGAGCGACGCGCCCGCCGGCTCGGCGTCGACCTCGCCGCGCTCGACTCGCTCCTGGTACTGGCCGTCGCGGGAGACCAGCAGACCCCCGCGGCGCGAGCGGTCATGCGGCAGTTCGACGATCGCGTCCTGGTCGGCGAGTACCGCGGATTCGTCGTCGCCGCGTATGCGGGCGGGCGCGGCGAGGTCCAGCCCGACCGGCTGCGCACGCAGGTCGCATCCGCCATCCAGGGATCGGTCGCGGTCGTCGTGCCCCCGCCGGCGAAGGGGCCGCTGCCCGCGGCGTTCCTGTCCGCCCGGCGCACGGCTCGTCTGCTCGCGGCGCTCGAACTCACCGACCTCACCGCGCACGTCGAGGACTTCCTCCCCTACTCGGCCGTGCTCGACACCGACGCCCACGGGCTGTCGTCGTTCCTGCGCGACACGATCGGCGCCGTGCGGCAGTACGACGCCGAGCGCAACGCCGACCTGATCGGCACGCTCCGCGCGTTCGTGCGCAACAACGCGAGCCCCACCCGCACCGCGAGAGCCCTCAACTTCCACACCAACACGATCCTGCAGCGGCTCGACCGCCTCGACCACGTGCTCGGCGCGGACTGGCGCGACGACGAGCGGATGTTCCGGCTCGGCATCGCCGTGCGACTCGACGAGTTGCGCGAGAGGCTGCAGGGCGGGCAGGGCTGA